One genomic region from Paramormyrops kingsleyae isolate MSU_618 chromosome 24, PKINGS_0.4, whole genome shotgun sequence encodes:
- the p4ha2 gene encoding prolyl 4-hydroxylase subunit alpha-2 isoform X3, with amino-acid sequence MFFGTSTLKMMKTTKKHSPFISLGLFLLISASRAEIFTSIGQMTDLIYTEKELVQSLKEYIQAEESKLAAVKSWASKLDRLTRMSTSDPEGYLAHPVNAYKLVKRLNTEWSDLESLVLQNPSDGFIANMSVHRQYFPDEEDEKGAAKALMRLQDTYKLDSESFSKGKLPGVRYNSQLTVDDCYDMGKTAYNDVDYYHSVLWMQQALRQLDAGEEALVSKADVLDYLSYSVYQMGDLQRAVELTRRLVALDPSHQRAGGNLHYFEKLLQKELRESERAKPNPSEERPIQLGTYDRPLDYLPERETYEALCRGEGIKLTPARRSRLFCRYNDGNRNPRLLLAPMKQEDEWDNPHIVRFLDTLSDAEIEKIKELAKPRLARATVRDPKTGVLTVAQYRISKSAWLEGDVDPVIARVNQRIEDITGLSVATAELLQVANYGVGGQYEPHFDFSRKDEPDAFKSLGTGNRVATFLNYMSDVEAGGATVFPDFGAAILPRKGTAVFWYNLFRSGEGDYRTRHAACPVLVGSKWVSNKWFHERGQEFRRPCGLTEVD; translated from the exons GCACTTCCACTTTGAAGATGATGAAGACCACGAAAAAGCATTCCCCCTTCATCTCCCTGGGCCTGTTCCTGCTCATCTCGGCCTCACGGGCAGAAATTTTCACGTCAATTG GACAAATGACAGACTTGATATATACGGAGAAGGAGTTGGTTCAGTCCCTGAAGGAGTACATCCAAGCCGAGGAGTCGAAGCTAGCGGCTGTCAAGAG CTGGGCCAGTAAGTTAGACAGGCTGACACGAATGTCCACCTCGGACCCCGAGGGCTACCTGGCACACCCCGTCAACGCCTACAAGCTGGTGAAGAGGCTCAACACCGAGTGGTCCGACCTGGAGAGCTTGGTGCTCCAGAATCCATCTGACG GGTTTATCGCCAACATGTCGGTGCACCGACAGTACTTCCCTGACGAGGAGGATGAAAAGGGTGCAGCTAAGGCCCTCATGCGCCTGCAGGACACGTACAAGCTGGACTCTGAGAGTTTCTCCAAGGGAAAGCTGCCAG GGGTGCGCTATAACAGCCAGCTGACGGTGGACGACTGCTACGACATGGGCAAGACGGCCTACAACGATGTAGACTACTACCATTCGGTGCTGTGGATGCAGCAGGCGCTGCGGCAGCTGGATGCGGGGGAGGAGGCGCTGGTCTCCAAGGCCGACGTGCTGGACTACCTCAGCTACTCCGTCTACCAGATGGGCGACCTGCAGCGGGCCGTGGAGCTGACCCGGCGCTTGGTGGCCCTGG ATCCCAGCCACCAGAGGGCGGGTGGAAACCTGCACTATTTTGAGAAGCTGCTTCAGAAAGAGCTGAGGGAGAGCGAGAGGGCCAAGCCGAACCCTTCCGAGGAGAGGCCAATTCAGCTGGGTACCTACGACCGGCCCCTGGACTACCTGCCCGAGAGAGAGACGTACGAAGCCCTGTGTCGCGGAGAGGGTATCAAACTG ACCCCCGCGAGGCGCAGCCGGCTCTTCTGCCGCTACAACGACGGCAACCGGAACCCGCGGCTGCTGCTGGCTCCCATGAAGCAGGAGGACGAGTGGGACAACCCACACATCGTGCGTTTCCTGGACACGCTGTCCGACGCAGAGATAGAGAAGATCAAAGAGCTGGCCAAACCCCGG CTTGCAAGAGCAACTGTTAGGGACCCAAAGACTGGAGTTCTGACTGTGGCCCAATACAGGATATCCAAAAG TGCCTGGCTAGAAGGAGATGTGGACCCCGTGATTGCACGTGTCAACCAGAGAATCGAAGATATCACCGGCCTCTCAGTGGCCACAGCGGAACTCCTGCAG GTCGCAAACTACGGGGTTGGAGGCCAATATGAGCCACACTTTGATTTCTCGAGG AAAGATGAGCCTGATGCTTTCAAATCATTAGGGACTGGAAATCGCGTGGCTACTTTTTTAAACTAT ATGAGTGACGTGGAAGCCGGGGGGGCCACGGTGTTCCCAGACTTTGGTGCTGCCATCTTGCCCCGGAAG GGGACTGCAGTCTTCTGGTACAACCTGTTCCGAAGTGGGGAAGGGGACTATAGGACCAGACATGCAGCCTGTCCTGTACTCGTAGGAAGTAAATGGG TCTCGAACAAGTGGTTCCACGAGCGAGGACAGGAGTTCCGAAGGCCGTGCGGCTTGACGGAAGTGGACTGA
- the p4ha2 gene encoding prolyl 4-hydroxylase subunit alpha-2 isoform X6 produces the protein MGLADMRSPVLLHCNIGTSTLKMMKTTKKHSPFISLGLFLLISASRAEIFTSIGQMTDLIYTEKELVQSLKEYIQAEESKLAAVKSWASKLDRLTRMSTSDPEGYLAHPVNAYKLVKRLNTEWSDLESLVLQNPSDGFIANMSVHRQYFPDEEDEKGAAKALMRLQDTYKLDSESFSKGKLPGVRYNSQLTVDDCYDMGKTAYNDVDYYHSVLWMQQALRQLDAGEEALVSKADVLDYLSYSVYQMGDLQRAVELTRRLVALDPSHQRAGGNLHYFEKLLQKELRESERAKPNPSEERPIQLGTYDRPLDYLPERETYEALCRGEGIKLTPARRSRLFCRYNDGNRNPRLLLAPMKQEDEWDNPHIVRFLDTLSDAEIEKIKELAKPRLARATVRDPKTGVLTVAQYRISKSAWLEGDVDPVIARVNQRIEDITGLSVATAELLQVANYGVGGQYEPHFDFSRRPFDSVFRTDGNRLATYLNYKDEPDAFKSLGTGNRVATFLNYMSDVEAGGATVFPDFGAAILPRKGTAVFWYNLFRSGEGDYRTRHAACPVLVGSKWVSNKWFHERGQEFRRPCGLTEVD, from the exons GCACTTCCACTTTGAAGATGATGAAGACCACGAAAAAGCATTCCCCCTTCATCTCCCTGGGCCTGTTCCTGCTCATCTCGGCCTCACGGGCAGAAATTTTCACGTCAATTG GACAAATGACAGACTTGATATATACGGAGAAGGAGTTGGTTCAGTCCCTGAAGGAGTACATCCAAGCCGAGGAGTCGAAGCTAGCGGCTGTCAAGAG CTGGGCCAGTAAGTTAGACAGGCTGACACGAATGTCCACCTCGGACCCCGAGGGCTACCTGGCACACCCCGTCAACGCCTACAAGCTGGTGAAGAGGCTCAACACCGAGTGGTCCGACCTGGAGAGCTTGGTGCTCCAGAATCCATCTGACG GGTTTATCGCCAACATGTCGGTGCACCGACAGTACTTCCCTGACGAGGAGGATGAAAAGGGTGCAGCTAAGGCCCTCATGCGCCTGCAGGACACGTACAAGCTGGACTCTGAGAGTTTCTCCAAGGGAAAGCTGCCAG GGGTGCGCTATAACAGCCAGCTGACGGTGGACGACTGCTACGACATGGGCAAGACGGCCTACAACGATGTAGACTACTACCATTCGGTGCTGTGGATGCAGCAGGCGCTGCGGCAGCTGGATGCGGGGGAGGAGGCGCTGGTCTCCAAGGCCGACGTGCTGGACTACCTCAGCTACTCCGTCTACCAGATGGGCGACCTGCAGCGGGCCGTGGAGCTGACCCGGCGCTTGGTGGCCCTGG ATCCCAGCCACCAGAGGGCGGGTGGAAACCTGCACTATTTTGAGAAGCTGCTTCAGAAAGAGCTGAGGGAGAGCGAGAGGGCCAAGCCGAACCCTTCCGAGGAGAGGCCAATTCAGCTGGGTACCTACGACCGGCCCCTGGACTACCTGCCCGAGAGAGAGACGTACGAAGCCCTGTGTCGCGGAGAGGGTATCAAACTG ACCCCCGCGAGGCGCAGCCGGCTCTTCTGCCGCTACAACGACGGCAACCGGAACCCGCGGCTGCTGCTGGCTCCCATGAAGCAGGAGGACGAGTGGGACAACCCACACATCGTGCGTTTCCTGGACACGCTGTCCGACGCAGAGATAGAGAAGATCAAAGAGCTGGCCAAACCCCGG CTTGCAAGAGCAACTGTTAGGGACCCAAAGACTGGAGTTCTGACTGTGGCCCAATACAGGATATCCAAAAG TGCCTGGCTAGAAGGAGATGTGGACCCCGTGATTGCACGTGTCAACCAGAGAATCGAAGATATCACCGGCCTCTCAGTGGCCACAGCGGAACTCCTGCAG GTCGCAAACTACGGGGTTGGAGGCCAATATGAGCCACACTTTGATTTCTCGAGG CGTCCTTTTGACAGCGTGTTCAGGACCGATGGAAATAGGCTTGCAACCTATCTGAACTAC AAAGATGAGCCTGATGCTTTCAAATCATTAGGGACTGGAAATCGCGTGGCTACTTTTTTAAACTAT ATGAGTGACGTGGAAGCCGGGGGGGCCACGGTGTTCCCAGACTTTGGTGCTGCCATCTTGCCCCGGAAG GGGACTGCAGTCTTCTGGTACAACCTGTTCCGAAGTGGGGAAGGGGACTATAGGACCAGACATGCAGCCTGTCCTGTACTCGTAGGAAGTAAATGGG TCTCGAACAAGTGGTTCCACGAGCGAGGACAGGAGTTCCGAAGGCCGTGCGGCTTGACGGAAGTGGACTGA
- the p4ha2 gene encoding prolyl 4-hydroxylase subunit alpha-2 isoform X4 — translation MMKTTKKHSPFISLGLFLLISASRAEIFTSIGQMTDLIYTEKELVQSLKEYIQAEESKLAAVKSWASKLDRLTRMSTSDPEGYLAHPVNAYKLVKRLNTEWSDLESLVLQNPSDGFIANMSVHRQYFPDEEDEKGAAKALMRLQDTYKLDSESFSKGKLPGVRYNSQLTVDDCYDMGKTAYNDVDYYHSVLWMQQALRQLDAGEEALVSKADVLDYLSYSVYQMGDLQRAVELTRRLVALDPSHQRAGGNLHYFEKLLQKELRESERAKPNPSEERPIQLGTYDRPLDYLPERETYEALCRGEGIKLTPARRSRLFCRYNDGNRNPRLLLAPMKQEDEWDNPHIVRFLDTLSDAEIEKIKELAKPRLARATVRDPKTGVLTVAQYRISKSAWLEGDVDPVIARVNQRIEDITGLSVATAELLQVANYGVGGQYEPHFDFSRKDEPDAFKSLGTGNRVATFLNYMSDVEAGGATVFPDFGAAILPRKGTAVFWYNLFRSGEGDYRTRHAACPVLVGSKWVSNKWFHERGQEFRRPCGLTEVD, via the exons ATGATGAAGACCACGAAAAAGCATTCCCCCTTCATCTCCCTGGGCCTGTTCCTGCTCATCTCGGCCTCACGGGCAGAAATTTTCACGTCAATTG GACAAATGACAGACTTGATATATACGGAGAAGGAGTTGGTTCAGTCCCTGAAGGAGTACATCCAAGCCGAGGAGTCGAAGCTAGCGGCTGTCAAGAG CTGGGCCAGTAAGTTAGACAGGCTGACACGAATGTCCACCTCGGACCCCGAGGGCTACCTGGCACACCCCGTCAACGCCTACAAGCTGGTGAAGAGGCTCAACACCGAGTGGTCCGACCTGGAGAGCTTGGTGCTCCAGAATCCATCTGACG GGTTTATCGCCAACATGTCGGTGCACCGACAGTACTTCCCTGACGAGGAGGATGAAAAGGGTGCAGCTAAGGCCCTCATGCGCCTGCAGGACACGTACAAGCTGGACTCTGAGAGTTTCTCCAAGGGAAAGCTGCCAG GGGTGCGCTATAACAGCCAGCTGACGGTGGACGACTGCTACGACATGGGCAAGACGGCCTACAACGATGTAGACTACTACCATTCGGTGCTGTGGATGCAGCAGGCGCTGCGGCAGCTGGATGCGGGGGAGGAGGCGCTGGTCTCCAAGGCCGACGTGCTGGACTACCTCAGCTACTCCGTCTACCAGATGGGCGACCTGCAGCGGGCCGTGGAGCTGACCCGGCGCTTGGTGGCCCTGG ATCCCAGCCACCAGAGGGCGGGTGGAAACCTGCACTATTTTGAGAAGCTGCTTCAGAAAGAGCTGAGGGAGAGCGAGAGGGCCAAGCCGAACCCTTCCGAGGAGAGGCCAATTCAGCTGGGTACCTACGACCGGCCCCTGGACTACCTGCCCGAGAGAGAGACGTACGAAGCCCTGTGTCGCGGAGAGGGTATCAAACTG ACCCCCGCGAGGCGCAGCCGGCTCTTCTGCCGCTACAACGACGGCAACCGGAACCCGCGGCTGCTGCTGGCTCCCATGAAGCAGGAGGACGAGTGGGACAACCCACACATCGTGCGTTTCCTGGACACGCTGTCCGACGCAGAGATAGAGAAGATCAAAGAGCTGGCCAAACCCCGG CTTGCAAGAGCAACTGTTAGGGACCCAAAGACTGGAGTTCTGACTGTGGCCCAATACAGGATATCCAAAAG TGCCTGGCTAGAAGGAGATGTGGACCCCGTGATTGCACGTGTCAACCAGAGAATCGAAGATATCACCGGCCTCTCAGTGGCCACAGCGGAACTCCTGCAG GTCGCAAACTACGGGGTTGGAGGCCAATATGAGCCACACTTTGATTTCTCGAGG AAAGATGAGCCTGATGCTTTCAAATCATTAGGGACTGGAAATCGCGTGGCTACTTTTTTAAACTAT ATGAGTGACGTGGAAGCCGGGGGGGCCACGGTGTTCCCAGACTTTGGTGCTGCCATCTTGCCCCGGAAG GGGACTGCAGTCTTCTGGTACAACCTGTTCCGAAGTGGGGAAGGGGACTATAGGACCAGACATGCAGCCTGTCCTGTACTCGTAGGAAGTAAATGGG TCTCGAACAAGTGGTTCCACGAGCGAGGACAGGAGTTCCGAAGGCCGTGCGGCTTGACGGAAGTGGACTGA
- the p4ha2 gene encoding prolyl 4-hydroxylase subunit alpha-2 isoform X5, producing the protein MGLADMRSPVLLHCNIGTSTLKMMKTTKKHSPFISLGLFLLISASRAEIFTSIGQMTDLIYTEKELVQSLKEYIQAEESKLAAVKSWASKLDRLTRMSTSDPEGYLAHPVNAYKLVKRLNTEWSDLESLVLQNPSDGFIANMSVHRQYFPDEEDEKGAAKALMRLQDTYKLDSESFSKGKLPGVRYNSQLTVDDCYDMGKTAYNDVDYYHSVLWMQQALRQLDAGEEALVSKADVLDYLSYSVYQMGDLQRAVELTRRLVALDPSHQRAGGNLHYFEKLLQKELRESERAKPNPSEERPIQLGTYDRPLDYLPERETYEALCRGEGIKLTPARRSRLFCRYNDGNRNPRLLLAPMKQEDEWDNPHIVRFLDTLSDAEIEKIKELAKPRLARATVRDPKTGVLTVAQYRISKSAWLEGDVDPVIARVNQRIEDITGLSVATAELLQVANYGVGGQYEPHFDFSRMSDVEAGGATVFPDFGAAILPRKGTAVFWYNLFRSGEGDYRTRHAACPVLVGSKWVSNKWFHERGQEFRRPCGLTEVD; encoded by the exons GCACTTCCACTTTGAAGATGATGAAGACCACGAAAAAGCATTCCCCCTTCATCTCCCTGGGCCTGTTCCTGCTCATCTCGGCCTCACGGGCAGAAATTTTCACGTCAATTG GACAAATGACAGACTTGATATATACGGAGAAGGAGTTGGTTCAGTCCCTGAAGGAGTACATCCAAGCCGAGGAGTCGAAGCTAGCGGCTGTCAAGAG CTGGGCCAGTAAGTTAGACAGGCTGACACGAATGTCCACCTCGGACCCCGAGGGCTACCTGGCACACCCCGTCAACGCCTACAAGCTGGTGAAGAGGCTCAACACCGAGTGGTCCGACCTGGAGAGCTTGGTGCTCCAGAATCCATCTGACG GGTTTATCGCCAACATGTCGGTGCACCGACAGTACTTCCCTGACGAGGAGGATGAAAAGGGTGCAGCTAAGGCCCTCATGCGCCTGCAGGACACGTACAAGCTGGACTCTGAGAGTTTCTCCAAGGGAAAGCTGCCAG GGGTGCGCTATAACAGCCAGCTGACGGTGGACGACTGCTACGACATGGGCAAGACGGCCTACAACGATGTAGACTACTACCATTCGGTGCTGTGGATGCAGCAGGCGCTGCGGCAGCTGGATGCGGGGGAGGAGGCGCTGGTCTCCAAGGCCGACGTGCTGGACTACCTCAGCTACTCCGTCTACCAGATGGGCGACCTGCAGCGGGCCGTGGAGCTGACCCGGCGCTTGGTGGCCCTGG ATCCCAGCCACCAGAGGGCGGGTGGAAACCTGCACTATTTTGAGAAGCTGCTTCAGAAAGAGCTGAGGGAGAGCGAGAGGGCCAAGCCGAACCCTTCCGAGGAGAGGCCAATTCAGCTGGGTACCTACGACCGGCCCCTGGACTACCTGCCCGAGAGAGAGACGTACGAAGCCCTGTGTCGCGGAGAGGGTATCAAACTG ACCCCCGCGAGGCGCAGCCGGCTCTTCTGCCGCTACAACGACGGCAACCGGAACCCGCGGCTGCTGCTGGCTCCCATGAAGCAGGAGGACGAGTGGGACAACCCACACATCGTGCGTTTCCTGGACACGCTGTCCGACGCAGAGATAGAGAAGATCAAAGAGCTGGCCAAACCCCGG CTTGCAAGAGCAACTGTTAGGGACCCAAAGACTGGAGTTCTGACTGTGGCCCAATACAGGATATCCAAAAG TGCCTGGCTAGAAGGAGATGTGGACCCCGTGATTGCACGTGTCAACCAGAGAATCGAAGATATCACCGGCCTCTCAGTGGCCACAGCGGAACTCCTGCAG GTCGCAAACTACGGGGTTGGAGGCCAATATGAGCCACACTTTGATTTCTCGAGG ATGAGTGACGTGGAAGCCGGGGGGGCCACGGTGTTCCCAGACTTTGGTGCTGCCATCTTGCCCCGGAAG GGGACTGCAGTCTTCTGGTACAACCTGTTCCGAAGTGGGGAAGGGGACTATAGGACCAGACATGCAGCCTGTCCTGTACTCGTAGGAAGTAAATGGG TCTCGAACAAGTGGTTCCACGAGCGAGGACAGGAGTTCCGAAGGCCGTGCGGCTTGACGGAAGTGGACTGA
- the p4ha2 gene encoding prolyl 4-hydroxylase subunit alpha-2 isoform X2, with the protein MGLADMRSPVLLHCNIGTSTLKMMKTTKKHSPFISLGLFLLISASRAEIFTSIGQMTDLIYTEKELVQSLKEYIQAEESKLAAVKSWASKLDRLTRMSTSDPEGYLAHPVNAYKLVKRLNTEWSDLESLVLQNPSDGFIANMSVHRQYFPDEEDEKGAAKALMRLQDTYKLDSESFSKGKLPGVRYNSQLTVDDCYDMGKTAYNDVDYYHSVLWMQQALRQLDAGEEALVSKADVLDYLSYSVYQMGDLQRAVELTRRLVALDPSHQRAGGNLHYFEKLLQKELRESERAKPNPSEERPIQLGTYDRPLDYLPERETYEALCRGEGIKLTPARRSRLFCRYNDGNRNPRLLLAPMKQEDEWDNPHIVRFLDTLSDAEIEKIKELAKPRLARATVRDPKTGVLTVAQYRISKSAWLEGDVDPVIARVNQRIEDITGLSVATAELLQVANYGVGGQYEPHFDFSRRPFDSVFRTDGNRLATYLNYMSDVEAGGATVFPDFGAAILPRKGTAVFWYNLFRSGEGDYRTRHAACPVLVGSKWVSNKWFHERGQEFRRPCGLTEVD; encoded by the exons GCACTTCCACTTTGAAGATGATGAAGACCACGAAAAAGCATTCCCCCTTCATCTCCCTGGGCCTGTTCCTGCTCATCTCGGCCTCACGGGCAGAAATTTTCACGTCAATTG GACAAATGACAGACTTGATATATACGGAGAAGGAGTTGGTTCAGTCCCTGAAGGAGTACATCCAAGCCGAGGAGTCGAAGCTAGCGGCTGTCAAGAG CTGGGCCAGTAAGTTAGACAGGCTGACACGAATGTCCACCTCGGACCCCGAGGGCTACCTGGCACACCCCGTCAACGCCTACAAGCTGGTGAAGAGGCTCAACACCGAGTGGTCCGACCTGGAGAGCTTGGTGCTCCAGAATCCATCTGACG GGTTTATCGCCAACATGTCGGTGCACCGACAGTACTTCCCTGACGAGGAGGATGAAAAGGGTGCAGCTAAGGCCCTCATGCGCCTGCAGGACACGTACAAGCTGGACTCTGAGAGTTTCTCCAAGGGAAAGCTGCCAG GGGTGCGCTATAACAGCCAGCTGACGGTGGACGACTGCTACGACATGGGCAAGACGGCCTACAACGATGTAGACTACTACCATTCGGTGCTGTGGATGCAGCAGGCGCTGCGGCAGCTGGATGCGGGGGAGGAGGCGCTGGTCTCCAAGGCCGACGTGCTGGACTACCTCAGCTACTCCGTCTACCAGATGGGCGACCTGCAGCGGGCCGTGGAGCTGACCCGGCGCTTGGTGGCCCTGG ATCCCAGCCACCAGAGGGCGGGTGGAAACCTGCACTATTTTGAGAAGCTGCTTCAGAAAGAGCTGAGGGAGAGCGAGAGGGCCAAGCCGAACCCTTCCGAGGAGAGGCCAATTCAGCTGGGTACCTACGACCGGCCCCTGGACTACCTGCCCGAGAGAGAGACGTACGAAGCCCTGTGTCGCGGAGAGGGTATCAAACTG ACCCCCGCGAGGCGCAGCCGGCTCTTCTGCCGCTACAACGACGGCAACCGGAACCCGCGGCTGCTGCTGGCTCCCATGAAGCAGGAGGACGAGTGGGACAACCCACACATCGTGCGTTTCCTGGACACGCTGTCCGACGCAGAGATAGAGAAGATCAAAGAGCTGGCCAAACCCCGG CTTGCAAGAGCAACTGTTAGGGACCCAAAGACTGGAGTTCTGACTGTGGCCCAATACAGGATATCCAAAAG TGCCTGGCTAGAAGGAGATGTGGACCCCGTGATTGCACGTGTCAACCAGAGAATCGAAGATATCACCGGCCTCTCAGTGGCCACAGCGGAACTCCTGCAG GTCGCAAACTACGGGGTTGGAGGCCAATATGAGCCACACTTTGATTTCTCGAGG CGTCCTTTTGACAGCGTGTTCAGGACCGATGGAAATAGGCTTGCAACCTATCTGAACTAC ATGAGTGACGTGGAAGCCGGGGGGGCCACGGTGTTCCCAGACTTTGGTGCTGCCATCTTGCCCCGGAAG GGGACTGCAGTCTTCTGGTACAACCTGTTCCGAAGTGGGGAAGGGGACTATAGGACCAGACATGCAGCCTGTCCTGTACTCGTAGGAAGTAAATGGG TCTCGAACAAGTGGTTCCACGAGCGAGGACAGGAGTTCCGAAGGCCGTGCGGCTTGACGGAAGTGGACTGA
- the p4ha2 gene encoding prolyl 4-hydroxylase subunit alpha-2 isoform X1 produces the protein MGLADMRSPVLLHCNIGTSTLKMMKTTKKHSPFISLGLFLLISASRAEIFTSIGQMTDLIYTEKELVQSLKEYIQAEESKLAAVKSWASKLDRLTRMSTSDPEGYLAHPVNAYKLVKRLNTEWSDLESLVLQNPSDGFIANMSVHRQYFPDEEDEKGAAKALMRLQDTYKLDSESFSKGKLPGVRYNSQLTVDDCYDMGKTAYNDVDYYHSVLWMQQALRQLDAGEEALVSKADVLDYLSYSVYQMGDLQRAVELTRRLVALDPSHQRAGGNLHYFEKLLQKELRESERAKPNPSEERPIQLGTYDRPLDYLPERETYEALCRGEGIKLTPARRSRLFCRYNDGNRNPRLLLAPMKQEDEWDNPHIVRFLDTLSDAEIEKIKELAKPRLARATVRDPKTGVLTVAQYRISKSAWLEGDVDPVIARVNQRIEDITGLSVATAELLQVANYGVGGQYEPHFDFSRKDEPDAFKSLGTGNRVATFLNYMSDVEAGGATVFPDFGAAILPRKGTAVFWYNLFRSGEGDYRTRHAACPVLVGSKWVSNKWFHERGQEFRRPCGLTEVD, from the exons GCACTTCCACTTTGAAGATGATGAAGACCACGAAAAAGCATTCCCCCTTCATCTCCCTGGGCCTGTTCCTGCTCATCTCGGCCTCACGGGCAGAAATTTTCACGTCAATTG GACAAATGACAGACTTGATATATACGGAGAAGGAGTTGGTTCAGTCCCTGAAGGAGTACATCCAAGCCGAGGAGTCGAAGCTAGCGGCTGTCAAGAG CTGGGCCAGTAAGTTAGACAGGCTGACACGAATGTCCACCTCGGACCCCGAGGGCTACCTGGCACACCCCGTCAACGCCTACAAGCTGGTGAAGAGGCTCAACACCGAGTGGTCCGACCTGGAGAGCTTGGTGCTCCAGAATCCATCTGACG GGTTTATCGCCAACATGTCGGTGCACCGACAGTACTTCCCTGACGAGGAGGATGAAAAGGGTGCAGCTAAGGCCCTCATGCGCCTGCAGGACACGTACAAGCTGGACTCTGAGAGTTTCTCCAAGGGAAAGCTGCCAG GGGTGCGCTATAACAGCCAGCTGACGGTGGACGACTGCTACGACATGGGCAAGACGGCCTACAACGATGTAGACTACTACCATTCGGTGCTGTGGATGCAGCAGGCGCTGCGGCAGCTGGATGCGGGGGAGGAGGCGCTGGTCTCCAAGGCCGACGTGCTGGACTACCTCAGCTACTCCGTCTACCAGATGGGCGACCTGCAGCGGGCCGTGGAGCTGACCCGGCGCTTGGTGGCCCTGG ATCCCAGCCACCAGAGGGCGGGTGGAAACCTGCACTATTTTGAGAAGCTGCTTCAGAAAGAGCTGAGGGAGAGCGAGAGGGCCAAGCCGAACCCTTCCGAGGAGAGGCCAATTCAGCTGGGTACCTACGACCGGCCCCTGGACTACCTGCCCGAGAGAGAGACGTACGAAGCCCTGTGTCGCGGAGAGGGTATCAAACTG ACCCCCGCGAGGCGCAGCCGGCTCTTCTGCCGCTACAACGACGGCAACCGGAACCCGCGGCTGCTGCTGGCTCCCATGAAGCAGGAGGACGAGTGGGACAACCCACACATCGTGCGTTTCCTGGACACGCTGTCCGACGCAGAGATAGAGAAGATCAAAGAGCTGGCCAAACCCCGG CTTGCAAGAGCAACTGTTAGGGACCCAAAGACTGGAGTTCTGACTGTGGCCCAATACAGGATATCCAAAAG TGCCTGGCTAGAAGGAGATGTGGACCCCGTGATTGCACGTGTCAACCAGAGAATCGAAGATATCACCGGCCTCTCAGTGGCCACAGCGGAACTCCTGCAG GTCGCAAACTACGGGGTTGGAGGCCAATATGAGCCACACTTTGATTTCTCGAGG AAAGATGAGCCTGATGCTTTCAAATCATTAGGGACTGGAAATCGCGTGGCTACTTTTTTAAACTAT ATGAGTGACGTGGAAGCCGGGGGGGCCACGGTGTTCCCAGACTTTGGTGCTGCCATCTTGCCCCGGAAG GGGACTGCAGTCTTCTGGTACAACCTGTTCCGAAGTGGGGAAGGGGACTATAGGACCAGACATGCAGCCTGTCCTGTACTCGTAGGAAGTAAATGGG TCTCGAACAAGTGGTTCCACGAGCGAGGACAGGAGTTCCGAAGGCCGTGCGGCTTGACGGAAGTGGACTGA